A segment of the Streptococcus chenjunshii genome:
ATTTTGCTGAAAGAGCAGCCAGACAAATGTGATTTTAGAGTGCAGCTCTTACAGTTGTTTTTTATACCATTTGCCCCATTCTCTCATACTTTGGACAATCGGCTCTAAACTTAAGCCTAATTCGGTCAGAGAATATTCAACACGCGGGGGAACTTCCGGATATACTTCTCTGTGGACAATACCGTTTGCTTCCATAGCCCGTAATTGCTGGGTTAAGACCTTCTGGCTGATTGGAGTCAGTGATTTTTTCAGTTCACCAAACCGTTTGGTGCCTGTCAGTAAATCACGCAGGATGAGAACGACCCATTTATTTCCGACAATTGTTAATGTTGTTTCGACAGGACAGTCGGGTAATTGTTTTTTTGCCATTATGCCTCCTAAAAAAATAATTTTGTGGATAGTTTATTTTATTCATTTGGTACCTTAAAGTAACTAGAAAACTTAAAAGTGCGTACTTCCCAAACCGGATCTATAGGTATATTATAAGACTATAGCTTGAAAAAAACAAGCTAAATATATTTGGAAAAGGAGCCTAGGCAATGACAAACATTTCTATTTTTGGTAAGGGGAATATGGCTCAAGCTCTGCAGGCCCGCTATGAAGAAGCTGGCCATACTGTTACTTTAATCGGTCATGAAGCAGATGCAGTCTTAGGATCTATTGTGATCCTTGCAGTACCCTATTCAGCAGTTGAAGATATTCTGGAAAAATATGCTGATTCTTTGGAAAATAAAATTTTAGTTGATATGACTAACCCTTTAAATTTTGCAACATTCGATGATTTGGCTGTTCCGTCAGATAGTTCGGCAGCAGCAGAAATTGCAGAAAGGGTGCCAAAAGCAAAGGTTGTAAAGGCTTTCAACACCAATTTTGCGGCCAGCCTTGCAACGAAAAAAGTAGCAGATACAGCCGATACGACAGTTCTTCTAGCAGGTGATGATACAGCTGCTAAAGCGGAATTTACAGATGCTCTGACCGGTTCCGGCTTAACTGTTTTGGATGTCGGTAGTCTTAAGCGTGCGCGTGAGCTTGAATCATTTGGCTTTCTCCAATTAGCTTTAGCTGTTCAAGAAAAAATCCCATTCACTGGCGGTTTTGCACTCTATAAATAAAGTCCTCTAAAAGAAAACTCTATGTGATATAGAGTTTTCTTTTTAAATTGAATCGATTACATAAAATGTTCATTTTTTAACTGTAACGCCGCCGGTATTCTGAAGGAGTACAGCCTATCTTCTTTTTGAATTTAGTGTAAAAGTAAGAAAGGCTGGGATAGCCACAGTCGGCAGCGATATCTGCAATGCTGTCTTTTCCAAAAATCAGCCTGATTTGTGCTTCTCCTAAACGACAGCTGACGATATAATGATTAACCGTGTAGCCAGTGTACTTTTTAAATTGTCTGGAGAGGTGGAAAACACTGATATGAAAGGTTTCTGCCAGGGAATTCAAAGAGAGATCTTCTTTAAAATGATTGTCAATGTATTTTCTGATTTCCCGGATAGCATTTTCACGTTTATTTGCAGTTATCAGACGATGTCCTTCTGTCTTATAGGTGATAATCTGGAGAGCAGATGATAGAAGAGAATTGATGTGATTTATGCTTGGGGACGGATTCTTTAAAATTTCATTAAGCATTTCACGAAAAATAGAATCTATTATTTTCCGGTGACGACCTGCTGGTATAATAGGCCAAGAGTCATTTGAAAGCAGATAATTTTCTTCCATTCCTTCAAGTTTTAAACTCTTGATATTAAGACAAATTTCTTCAATTGAATTGGCGACACTAGATTTTTCTGCATGGAGGACTGATGGATTTTTAATGATGAGATCACCAGCCTGAACATCATAAAGTTTACCATCAATATACAGTTTGGTTTCTCCTTTAAAAAGATAGGAGATTTCCAGTGTATCTGCATGGGCATGCAAGTTAAAGGTCCAAGCGTCTTTTTCCTGTTCTTGAATATAGTAAAGGTTTGTTAGATACGGGCTTCCTAACGAGGAGGAGGGAAGCTGTTTTTTTAAATCACAAGTATAGGTGTACATGAGAGCCTCACTTTCTCTTTTAGTATATTTCTTTTTGTCAAAATGAGCAAGAAATAAAATAAATAAATTCACTTGTAAAATATAAAAGTCAGTAAAATAAGCTTTCATGGGCTTTCTGAAACAAAAATAAGCAATCTTTTAGAATAGTTTTAGTGCAAAAAATAGAATATACTATAGATGAGCGAAAGCTTAAATAAAATGTATCAAGGATGGTAGTGTCAATGGCTAAAGATGAATACAAGCAAATGGCCCAACAAATCATTGCAGAAGTAGGGAAAGATAATATTTCCAATGCAACCCACTGTATGACACGTCTGCGTTTAAATCTCAAAGATCAGTCACTGATAGATGATGAGAAGATTAAGGCGATTAAAGGTGTGATAGGGGTTAATCGTGCCGGGGGACAGTATCAGATTATTATCGGGCAGACTGTGGATAAAGTTTTTGCGGCCTTTACTGATTTAACTGGTTTGGCTGTTAAATCAGAATCGGAAAATAGAGATAAGCCAAAAGAAAAATTAACAGTTAAATCTGCTTTTTTAAAAGCCTTAGATTATCTGTCAGGCAGTATGACACCGCTCATTCCTGCTATGATTACAGCGGCAATGTTTAAGACTATTCAAGTAGTTGTCGGACCGGAATTACTGGATCTGGTCAGTGCAGATAGTGACTTTTACCTCTTATGTGGTTTTCTTTACAGTGCTTTCTTCTACTTTCTGCCCATTTTTTTGGGTTTTACTGCGGCTAAAAAATTGGGTGCCAGTCAAATTATGGGGCTCTATATTGGTGCTCTTCTGGTTGTTCCGGAATTGGTTCAGCTGGATGGTCAAGGTTTTACTGTTTATGGTCTTATTCCGACGACTATCCACAACTATTCTCAAACTGTCATTCCGGCGGTTTTAAGCGTTTGGGTGATGTTTTATGTGGAAAAATTTTTTAAAAAGATAATTCCGGCTGTGCTATCAACCATTTTTGCCCCTTTCTTAACGATGTTCATCATGACACCGCTTGTACTTGCCGTACTTGCTCCGCTGGGTAATATTTTAGGCGGCTGGATTGGGAGCGGTCTGATTGCTTTTGGCGGAATCGGAGGTTTCTTAGCAGTTGCTGTCGTTGCTGCTCTTTGGGAATTGTTAGTCATGACAGGCATGCATATTGTTTTAATTACTTTTGCCCTAACCAGTCTTCTTACAAATGGTGTTGACCGTTTTATTATGGTAGCAGCTATTCTTGCTACTTGGGCAACATTTGGATTAGCTTTAGGAGCGGCGCTTAAAATTAAAGATAAGGAAGAAAAAGCACTTACCTTTGGTTATGTTATCAGCGGTATTGTTGGCGGAGTGACCGAGCCCACTATTTACGGGGTCATGCTTAAGTATAAACGCACCATTGTGACATTGGCCCTAGGCGGTGGTTTAGCGGGTGCTTATGCTGGTTTAACCCATGTTGGTTTGTATGTTGCCGGCGCTTCAAATTTTCTCAGCGTTGTCGGCTATTTTGCTGGCGGAATGACTAATATTATTAATGGGTTTGTAGCAACAGGGATTGCTTTTTTCGGCACAGCTGTTTTGACATACTTTTTTGGATTTGAAAAGGAAAGTCAGCACATCAGTCCATCGGTGTCAGAAAAGACACAAACTATTACAATTACCAGTCCTGTGGCTGGTAATACTGTAAAACTTGCTGATGTGGAAGATGACGTTTTTGCTTCTGGCATGATGGGCAAAGGTATTGCTGTTGAACCATCTGAAGGGGCTGTTTTCGCACCGGCCGATGGAGAGATAAGCGTTCTTTTCCCTACTGGTCATGCGGTTGGACTGAAAACTGATGAAGGAGCAGAAATCCTTATTCATATCGGTATGGATACAGTGACACTGGACGGTCAAGGGTTTACAACATATGTGACCGCAGGTGATAAGGTAAAAAAAGGACAGAAGTTAATTGATGTTGATCTTGAGGTCGTTAAAAAAGCTGGGCTCAGCAGCCTTACACCGATTGTCGTTAGTAATACAGATGCATTTGAGAGAGTTGTGGCAACAACTGAAGATGATGTTTTACCAGGAAAATTCTTGCTAAAATTGATTAAATAAGGAGAGCTTATGCCAAAAAAATTACTGTTACGTGCAGATGATCTCGGTTATTCTGAGGCGGTTAATTATGGAATCGAAAAAACCATCAAAGACGGTCTTATCCGCAGTCTGGGAGTGATGGTTAATATGCCGGCTACCCAGCATGGTGTTGGTTTAATCAAAGACTGTTATCTGGCTCTTGGCGTACATACTAATATTTGTACTGGTAAGCCTTTAACGAATCCTGAACTTATTCCAAGTTTGGTTGATGAGAATGGTGAGTTTAAATCATCGAAAGTATACCGTTCTGCTAAGGAAGACTTTGTTGTCTTTGAGGAAGTGGTCTCGGAAATTGAAGCGCAGTATCATCGTTTTCTGGAACTTTTCGGCCGGCAGCCGGATTATTTTGAAGGGCATGCGGTAGCTTCAGACAATTTCTTTAAAGGTTTGGAGCATGTGGCAGATAAATACCATTTGAAGTATTCTGGTTTTTCTATGGGAGGATCTCCCCTTAGGATAGGTCAGTCACAGGTCCAGTTCAATATGGAATCAATGGCGCCAGATTACAATCCTTTTGATATGCTAAAACGTATGGTGGCAAAGGCCGATGAGGAAGTGGTACAGTTAGCAGTTTTTCATCCGGGTTATCTGGATACTTTTATTTTGTCGCATTCCAGTCTAACTTTTCCTCGGACACAAGAGGTTGACCTTCTGACTGATCCGGATGTTAAAAACTGGCTGATTCAGCAGGAAATCAGCTTAATAGATTACAGAGATCTGTGAGCTGAATGTAAAAGAATCGGTTCATTTATATTAGTAAAAATATTTGACTATTTTTCCTTCTTATTTTAAAATATAACAAACCACCTGTAGTAAGAGGAGCGTCATGAAGTTTATTTATTATAGTCTGACTGCCGAGGAGGCTCTTCAGTTACATTTTTGGTCTGAAGGGCAGTACTCTGTATTTAGCTTAACTGCTGACTATGAGATATTCAGAGAAAAACTCACTTGGCTGCTGGAAAACCAAACTTACTATAAAATTTCTTACCGCGGTGCCCATATAGAAAAGCCAATACTTACAGTAGTTGGTACTTTAATATCTAAGGGATTGACAGCTAAAAATATTAGTCAAAAGGTCAAAGTACTTGAAGAATTGACAGGATCTCCCAGTCAGCGATTAAGAAATGTACTGGCTGATATAGATACAGACTTTTATTCTTTTTACTTAGAATTACTGGCCCATCCACTTATGTTAGATATTGAGACCTTTGATGGCCGAATCTACCATAACAGTTTTGACCGTTTAGAAATTCAGGCACAGCTACGCCCTGCTGGGACAATCAAAGACTATCTGATGCACTTAGAATTAATCTTTCAAACAAAGGCATTTCAAAAGGTTTTCCAGCAAAAGAACTATCTGCTGCAAGAATTTTCGGGACAGTTTTCGATTCCTGTTAATCTGACAACAACCGATGCTCAACTGACGGAATCATTTTATACGCAGAGAAAGCTGCAAGATGCTGACTCAGTTTTTATACCGCAGAAATATTTACCCTTTACCTACTTTCTAAAAGGCAATCTTGAACAGCTTTATCATACTTATCAGAGCAGCCATCCTAAACAGGCTATCAGAAGACGGTTTGGTAAAAATGGTGCTCTTACCCAGTTGGGAGATTTTGTTATTTCGTCGGGCGCTTCAGCACCTATAGGTTTTCAAATCAAGGGATTTAAGCCTGAAAAAAACTGGACCGGTCAGGTCAAAGCCAAGTATTTTGACCATGCTATTCGTCTGGATTTGACGCATATTCAGACCAACATCTTGCTGCACACGGTAAAAGATGCCTATTTTCAACAGCAATTATCTAAAGTTTTGACAAAATGGCGGAACGAACCTGATAAGCGTCAGGCTTTGAACCGGCTTCTGTATCCGATTCAAGGGAGTATGGATACTTCTTTTGACCATCATTTGCATACTCCGCATTATGCTTACAGTATGCGTATAACCCATAACCTCCTTTTGATTGGTCTTTTGACAACATTAGTTGAGGAGGGCATGTCTCCGATCAGCCTTAATAACGAAGTAATTTTTTTAGAGACGCACCATTTGAACCAAAAACGACTCGAGCAGCATCTGCAAACCTTAGATAGCTACTTTGATTATCGTATTGTTGACAATTTATTTATCAAGGATACTAATAATTATACCTACTTTGATACCCGGGATCAAAAACAGGTTTTTAGAGGAGCGTCATTCAATCATTATGAGGGGGCTGATGTGATAACTAATTTGGATGCGCCGCCGATTGTGGATGCTGTTTTGCGCCGAATGATTATTGAACTGGGAGAATTTGATGTCTCTATGATTTCAGCTTATTTGGCGGATTTTATCCAAAAAGAGTCTTTAGAACGTATCAAAGAATATTTTATGCTTCCTTTGTACCCTTTAAAGAACCGCCGGCAATTTGTGTTTAAAAATGCTTGCTGTCAGGAAATTTTGTCTGCGAAAGCCTGTTTTATATCACAAAGTAAGGAAGCATGGACTTACAGGCGGCTGTATGTCAGTAAAAAAGCAGTCAGTCAAGAAGCAGCCTTTTTAAAAAAATACGGCATCAAGTCGGATACACCTTTAAAAGAAGTGGCTAACAGCCGACTGCGTATAGAACCGATAGACGCTTTATCTGCAGAGAAACTTGATTTAGGCTACTATTCGAAATTGATTGCTGATGAAATGGCTCTATGGGAGGTGAGTGAATGGCGATGACGCATTTGGAATTCTTTGCATCACTGGATTTTGATGACGGACTGGCCGTAGTGACTAAGATATTTGAACGTTTTCCTTTACAATACGGAACAACTCTAGGGCTTGACGGCCATCCGCAGATTCGTCCGCTAGAATTTAAATTTGAGGAAGGCGGTGTCTTGTATTTTGATACTGTGACCTTCTACAGTTCATATAGAGAAATGCAGACACATCCCTATTTGCAGCTTTGTATCGGCGAGCAGGAAACGATGACTTACCTGCGTCTGGGTGGCAAGGTAAACTTTACGAAAGACAGGCGGATTATTGAGCGCTGTTTTGAATCCAGTCCAGTGTTAACCTCACAATTTAGTGACCAGCCTGATAAGGTTATCGCTTACTATCTGACTGAAGTTTGGGCGGAATTTCAGTCCTTTTCGCCGAATTTGCCAGCCAAACGCTATCTTTTAAAGAACAAATATGATGTTTAAAAACTAAACACGCCTAAACGCTGCGGGAAAAAGAAACATGTGCGGTTCTAGTGCTGACTTAAGTTTTGGCCAGCCGTATCTGACTGAAGGCTTTGTCGTCTTGACAGCTGACCGCACCCTTCTAGTCATCTTGGCAGAGGGAGCTGCCTGAGAAATCAAAGATTTCTGGCTTACCGTCTATTTTCCCATTGCGTTTTTCACGGCCTTTGTATCTTGGTGGAGGAAAAAATGAAAGGAAAGAAACGTATTTTAGGGCTTTTGCTGCTTATCGCTGGAGTGATTGGCGGAGGGTTGATTTGGTTTAGACAGTCAGTCCGGACTTCTCAAAGTGAGACAGTTATCAGAATAGGGTCTAAAGATTTCACAGAAAATCTGGTTGTGGCTGAAATCTATGCTCTGGCGCTGGAGGACGAGGGCTATAAGGTTGAACGTGTCGCTAATATTTCAAGTTCGCTTATCCATGAGACAATTCTTAATGATGAGATTGATCTTTATCCTGAATATACGGGGACAGGATTATTGACTATTTTGGGAGAAGGACTGGAAACAGACCCTGAAAAAGTGTACGAAACCGTAAAGAGACAGTATAAGAAACAGTTTCAGCTAACTTGGCTGGATTATGCAGAGGCTAATGACAGTGCCGGACTGGCTATTCGCAAAGAAACAGCTGATAAATACAATATCAAGACTATTTCAGACTTGCAAGAAAATGCCGGAAATATTCGTATGGCTTCACAGGGTGAATACGAGGAGCGTGAGGACGGTCTGCCAGCGCTTGAAAAAGTCTACGGAAAATTTAATTGGCAGTCTTCACAAATTTATGACAACAGTTTGAAATATCAGGTCCTTGAGAATAATGAGGCAGACGTGACGCCTGCTTATACAACTGAAGGCCAGCTGGCAGAGACGGATAAGTTCCTTAT
Coding sequences within it:
- a CDS encoding winged helix-turn-helix transcriptional regulator; its protein translation is MAKKQLPDCPVETTLTIVGNKWVVLILRDLLTGTKRFGELKKSLTPISQKVLTQQLRAMEANGIVHREVYPEVPPRVEYSLTELGLSLEPIVQSMREWGKWYKKQL
- a CDS encoding NADPH-dependent F420 reductase, with the protein product MTNISIFGKGNMAQALQARYEEAGHTVTLIGHEADAVLGSIVILAVPYSAVEDILEKYADSLENKILVDMTNPLNFATFDDLAVPSDSSAAAEIAERVPKAKVVKAFNTNFAASLATKKVADTADTTVLLAGDDTAAKAEFTDALTGSGLTVLDVGSLKRARELESFGFLQLALAVQEKIPFTGGFALYK
- a CDS encoding AraC family transcriptional regulator; protein product: MKAYFTDFYILQVNLFILFLAHFDKKKYTKRESEALMYTYTCDLKKQLPSSSLGSPYLTNLYYIQEQEKDAWTFNLHAHADTLEISYLFKGETKLYIDGKLYDVQAGDLIIKNPSVLHAEKSSVANSIEEICLNIKSLKLEGMEENYLLSNDSWPIIPAGRHRKIIDSIFREMLNEILKNPSPSINHINSLLSSALQIITYKTEGHRLITANKRENAIREIRKYIDNHFKEDLSLNSLAETFHISVFHLSRQFKKYTGYTVNHYIVSCRLGEAQIRLIFGKDSIADIAADCGYPSLSYFYTKFKKKIGCTPSEYRRRYS
- a CDS encoding glucose PTS transporter subunit IIA → MAKDEYKQMAQQIIAEVGKDNISNATHCMTRLRLNLKDQSLIDDEKIKAIKGVIGVNRAGGQYQIIIGQTVDKVFAAFTDLTGLAVKSESENRDKPKEKLTVKSAFLKALDYLSGSMTPLIPAMITAAMFKTIQVVVGPELLDLVSADSDFYLLCGFLYSAFFYFLPIFLGFTAAKKLGASQIMGLYIGALLVVPELVQLDGQGFTVYGLIPTTIHNYSQTVIPAVLSVWVMFYVEKFFKKIIPAVLSTIFAPFLTMFIMTPLVLAVLAPLGNILGGWIGSGLIAFGGIGGFLAVAVVAALWELLVMTGMHIVLITFALTSLLTNGVDRFIMVAAILATWATFGLALGAALKIKDKEEKALTFGYVISGIVGGVTEPTIYGVMLKYKRTIVTLALGGGLAGAYAGLTHVGLYVAGASNFLSVVGYFAGGMTNIINGFVATGIAFFGTAVLTYFFGFEKESQHISPSVSEKTQTITITSPVAGNTVKLADVEDDVFASGMMGKGIAVEPSEGAVFAPADGEISVLFPTGHAVGLKTDEGAEILIHIGMDTVTLDGQGFTTYVTAGDKVKKGQKLIDVDLEVVKKAGLSSLTPIVVSNTDAFERVVATTEDDVLPGKFLLKLIK
- a CDS encoding ChbG/HpnK family deacetylase — encoded protein: MPKKLLLRADDLGYSEAVNYGIEKTIKDGLIRSLGVMVNMPATQHGVGLIKDCYLALGVHTNICTGKPLTNPELIPSLVDENGEFKSSKVYRSAKEDFVVFEEVVSEIEAQYHRFLELFGRQPDYFEGHAVASDNFFKGLEHVADKYHLKYSGFSMGGSPLRIGQSQVQFNMESMAPDYNPFDMLKRMVAKADEEVVQLAVFHPGYLDTFILSHSSLTFPRTQEVDLLTDPDVKNWLIQQEISLIDYRDL
- a CDS encoding pyridoxamine 5'-phosphate oxidase family protein; the protein is MAMTHLEFFASLDFDDGLAVVTKIFERFPLQYGTTLGLDGHPQIRPLEFKFEEGGVLYFDTVTFYSSYREMQTHPYLQLCIGEQETMTYLRLGGKVNFTKDRRIIERCFESSPVLTSQFSDQPDKVIAYYLTEVWAEFQSFSPNLPAKRYLLKNKYDV
- a CDS encoding glycine betaine ABC transporter substrate-binding protein, producing the protein MKGKKRILGLLLLIAGVIGGGLIWFRQSVRTSQSETVIRIGSKDFTENLVVAEIYALALEDEGYKVERVANISSSLIHETILNDEIDLYPEYTGTGLLTILGEGLETDPEKVYETVKRQYKKQFQLTWLDYAEANDSAGLAIRKETADKYNIKTISDLQENAGNIRMASQGEYEEREDGLPALEKVYGKFNWQSSQIYDNSLKYQVLENNEADVTPAYTTEGQLAETDKFLILEDDKHVWPPYNLAPVVRDDLLEDYPEIEEILNKISASLATETVTKLNAQVDVEGKEYADVAKEFYNSIK